The following is a genomic window from Mustela erminea isolate mMusErm1 chromosome 2, mMusErm1.Pri, whole genome shotgun sequence.
CAGATCAGTGAGCCTTTGCTAATTTTAGTTTTCTCAGTTGTtcagtttggaaattttctattGACCACTGGTCCTTTTTATCAATTACAGTCAATCTGCTTTTGCTATTAATATCAGccattgagtttttattttaagttttttttaaattttaaggtcTTGGATTACTATTTGATTTtttagcaattttcttttttacctctcCAGAAATTACTAAACCTTTCAGtcaatattttaatcatattCCCATAAATCCTCCAACATGTTCAAttctagttattttaaaatccttaccAGTTTATTTCAACTCCCAACTCATCTGTGGGTCTACTGATTGATTTTACTTTTGAGAATGGGTAACATTTCCTTGTGTAGTGGTTAATCTATGTGTCATTTTAACTAGCCACAGAGCACTAAGATTAAatgtttctgggtgtgtctgtgaaggtgtttttggaagagattagcatttaaatTTGTAGACTCAGTGAAGTAGATTACCTTGCCCAATGTAAGTAGGCAGCATCCAAGTCACtaagggcctgaatagaacaaaagacagaatgaagaggaatttccctcttttttctgcctcactCCTTGAACAGGgacatctcatttcatcttctgtTTTTTGAACTGGTACTTCTAACATGggttctcctggttctcaggcctttggaccgAAACTGAATTACACCACTGCAATTCTAGGTCTCCAGCTTGCACATGATAGATTGTGGGACTTGAGTCAATTTCTCATAATAATTCTCATTAGAGATATATAGATTTAGATACACAGTTGATTCCTGAACAACATGAGGGTTGGGGTGTCAACCCCACCCACAGTAAAAAATTCATATATGATTTTGGcttcccaaaaacttaactactaatagcctattgttgaccagaagccttactgataacctAAGTAGggcatattttgtatgttatatgtattatttattgtatttttacaataaacaacagaaaaaaaatgttattaagaaaaccatattgaagagaaaatacatttacagtactttgctattaaaaaaatccacatttaagTGGACCCATGTTGATTAAGGATCTACTGTAGATACAGAAAAGAGATATATTATACTGGTTCAATTTCTCTGGAAAAATCTGAGTAAtataatttggattttttctgCATACTTAGTAATCTTTTCATTATATGTTGACTTTGTAAATGATATATAGTAGAGGCTCTACCGTTTGTTATATTCCCTTGAAGAATGAATTTTGTGCTAATATAGTTAATACAGTGGAGGATCCACACTGGTTTAGtggaggcttttttttctttaacatttataaattcatttcacttttatCTTCAGGGCTAGGGCAAAACTAAGTCCTATCAACATGGTTTTTACACCTATGGCTTGCCCTTACAGTATTTGAATAGAAAACTTATGATATTTATCAATCTCCTCTAAGTAATGGAACTTTTAATTCCTAACTCAAGTCCACCACAAAAGGAAGTTGCTGAAATCTCTACTCTGCTCTTCAACTTTCCAGCTATTGTTTTTCCCTGGGATCCTTGATGTCTTGCTTTGCATAGGCATATTTTAGTAGTCAGCCAAGAAATGAGGAAGactttatatgcatattttgagGATTCCACTTCAGACATTCCCTTCATTATGGGACTTCCCCACTTTGGcatccccaaactcccttctctgaTGTCTCAGAGACTATCACTTCCTTACTCAGGAAGCCTCCAACCACACACCCTGCAGATGAAGAGTGTCTATGAGGGAAAAGTGATTTAAATGTATATTCAATCTTTCTTGGAAGAGTCTAATTTCCTTAAGTTTCTACCTGCTTTGGTCACTCACCAATGCCTTCCAACTACTGTTTTTCGTATTATATCCAGaatttatataattgtattaGGAGGAGGTTTAGTTCAATATAAACTTTTCTGTCACAGAAGGTAAAGTTTATATTCTTCAGATTTTCCATCATAAATATCTTTGAATATCTTTATCTTTACTGTCTCTACCTTCCTGAGGGCCATAATCATCTCTTATGATGATTAATATATTATCACTTCCATATTAGTTTCCACCAAAACAGAGTGTTCATTCAAAAAAGGAACCTCTATCATGTTACTCCTTTGCTTAAAACCACACAACACCTTCCCATCGGTCTCTACTTAAACACCAAACTCTCTTAATTGGCTTAAAGGTTCATATTACTTGGTCCTGCTAATATATCAGTCATAAACACTTTGATCATTATATTCCAACCAAAATAAACCCCtttacatttcataaaatatgcCATGAGCCCTTGATATCTAAAATTTCACactctgttccctctccctggaatattactcttccttttcttcatttggctAATATTGTATCACTTAGGTCTTTACTTTTTCTGGTTTACTCTTTCATAAATCATTTATATTAGCCTGGGGTGCCTGTTCTGTAGTTCTACAATATCCATATTCCCttaatcatttcatttataaattctatttacttGTATTTTGTCTAACAAGCTGTAAGCTCTAGTAAGCCATGAACAGTGTCTTTGTTACCGAGTACCAGAGTGCCTGTGACTTCCACAGTGCCTGATTTGTTGCTACagcaaaataaatgcttaataaattagtaaattaatGACTATAACTTAGTTTGAACACAACCTAATTCCCTCCATTGATAATTTCATACCTTAAATGGCAAAAGCCTGCAGATGAGCAGccttgtttacttattttctcaaaaagttagaCATGAAAATGCCATCAACACATTTTGATTATCATATCAATTTCCATTAAGAATTATGTATATTTGATAGATCTTAAAAACAGTTTAACATTTGCCTTCAGGTTGtccagttataaaaattatttttgtggctGATTCAAAACTTCCCTTGTCCATATCAAAGTTATCTTTTTGAACATACAGTTatacttttaagtatataaaattaaaagaccaTCTTTGTTATATGTTGTAGCCTAATATCCAAAGGGGTTGGCATATAACCGCTTCTGatataaaaacagtttttaaaattacagattaggggcacctgggtggctcagtcatttaagcatctgcctttgactcaggtcatgacccaaggtcctgggattgagtcccacactgggctccccactcagcggggatcctgcttctcgtCCACAAGCCACTCTTCCTGAATGTTcactctgtctgataaataaacaaaatctttaaataaataaatacttaattgattaattaattacagATTATATAGCTATTTAAAATCTCTATAGCCACCTTGTAATTCACTAAGGGGATTTTTCCTCTAATTCATTTCTTGTTCCTTGTGTTATGGTTAGGAAACAACTCTTCATTCCAGTTCCACAGTTTCCTAGATTTGCGTTAagtgactttctttcttttttctttttgttttctttctttttttgaaatctaACTTTCCAAGCtgcactttcctcatctgtaaaatggggataattacaGAGTTTATCCTATAGGACTATGATgaatataaagtatttatataaaGCATTTGTCAGCTTCTAACACATCAGCATTTTCTGACAATGTTACCTTAAATAATGTAAACTAATAGAACATTTTCTAATTATACTTATACTATATCCCTTAGAACTTAGTGTAATTAGAACCTCTATTAAATACAAAAGGCTTctcatattttaataattcagagagaaaaataaaggggaaaaaacttgAAACTCTGGACCATGAACATGGTGATCAGATATACACCTGAAGGAAACAAGTGGTTCAAATTCAAAACTTTTGATTTCAATATGCTGCCACatagaaaacatgatttttatttaaatttgttaagctaggagacaaacaggaaaaatgttattaatgtttttttaatgctgagtaaATGGGTGGTTATAAAAGGTTAACCGATTTGCCCAAGTAATTGGAAAGGCATGATTCAAATCCTGGATTCGTGATTCTACAGGCCACTTTCTTAATCTCTGCATGAAGAGCATGTGTCAGGGGGAAATGTCTATTAGGAGAAACCACAGGCAGTATCTACAGAGCTCTGTGTAACACAGACAGGGTAGCAGCACTGTAAACCATGATTTGTATCAAAATATTTAGGTTTTATtcaaacattttaggaaaaatgtAATAGTTCATAGAAGGaagtcattcattttaaaattttgtatttaaccAAAATTGGTTTGATTCTGAGGAAAATAAGGTAACATATTTTGCAGGCAGAATGGCTACCTAAGCTTTTtgtaatatatttcaaatatggcAATTTCCATCATTTGAGTCAtgtgaaaaatatcaaattatcCATAGAATTTGgcataaaattcaaattatgcTGATAAAATCATGTCTCATGAGTTTGGGGACAGTTAATGGAGCTTTTCAGCTATGGGTCTTTTGAGTTTCAAGCTGTTATGACTGAAAAAGAGCATAAAGAAGTATCCAAAGCAACTTCTAATGAGCCTAAATTATTCACTCAATAAGTTTTTCTTAAGCGTATAATTCGTGCCATGGTAAGCTAGGCCCACTCCTAGGAACAGTATGGTGGTCACAGGGCTGTCTGGCCATGACTCTGGCACTTGCTGGTACTGACTTCAGGCATGAGAACTCTATGACCACCTTCCTTTTCAAAACTGAAAGTTATGTGTGCATTGCAGATTGTGGAACTGACAACCACTGAGATTCTACATTTGACAATAGGATTCTAATTCTTTTGCAGGAATCATAGTCACTAGGGACACTTCAAGCTGAATATATATCACTTACAGGCTTTTAAGATAACTCAGAGATTTATCTGCATCCATTCTCTTAGAAGTTAAATGTCACagtcttttttcaaataaaaaattcctcTTGAGTACCAAATATGTATGCAAGTCTATCAAAGGTTATTTCTTATAGTCATTTCTTATGGTTTTCAAtgacaagaaaagagagaacagaaatgcCTAAAGAATGTGTATGTATTGAATTTCTACAAACTTTGTGAGCCACAAGATGTGGAAGTAGGTATCTCTGCTTCTTACTGAGTTAATCCATTGATAAGTCTTCTCATAGGGTGGCGTAAAATGTGCATTTCCCTACCACTAATTGTAATCCTTTAATGAGAGTAAGCCTAGGGGCTTTTTTTATTGCATTAACTCCTAAACCTGTTCCCGTAGCTATTCTCATCTCCACTTACCACCCAGTCTGAGTGTTATAATTGAAAAGGTACAAGAGAGGTCATCTAACCATTCCAAAATCTCTGCTTCCTACACCATAGCCTATAGTTACTCTACATCTCCTTGAATACCTGGAGGTAGATAGgtctttttaactttcaaaacgTTTTTCcttacagattatttttaatttttttttgaagcataATTGacatactagtttcaggtgtaaaatctAATGATTCAGTATGTGTATATACTGCAAACTAATCACCACAGTAAGCCTAGCTTCCCCATCACCATTTTAAGTTATGTAAGATACCgtgcaatattattgactgtagtCACTATGCTATATATTACGTTcccattacttatttattttatgcctaGAGGTTTGTGCCTCTTGAACCCCAtctcccattttgcccaccctccAATGCCACTCCTCTCTGGCAATCACCAAGCTGTTCTCTGCttctgtttgattttattttgtttgttgtcttgttttttagattccacgtatatGTGAAATCacaggtatttgtctttctctgcctaacttgtatcaacataataccctcaaggACCATCCATACaagagttcattatttttttgtggCCAAGTAgtttccattgtgtgtgtgtttgtgtgtgtgtgtgtgtgtgtgtgtgtgtgtgtgtacacacacacaaatcacatCTTCTGAATCGTTTCATCCATCAATGGgtattttggttattttcatattaatatcttgatatattcattttcttctgccaACTGAtaaccccccaaaaataaataaataaacctaagcTCCCTTTCATATGATAACCTgtccagcttctttttttttaattttttaaacttttttttttaagatttacttatttatttatttatttgacagacagagatcacacgtaggcagagaggcatgcagagagagaggaggaagcaggctccctgcagagcagagagcctgatgctgggctagatcccaggggatcatgacctgagccgaaggcagaggctttaacccactgagccactcaggtacccccaaCCTGTCCACCTTCTGAAAGCCACTCACAACCTCTTTCTAAGCAAAACATCCTAGTTGCTCTTCCCTAGGTTAACCTTGCCCTTTGAAAGACAACCACATGCTGAAGACATTGCAGGGggaatttttgtatatataatttttgctcTTTTAGGCAGAGATGTTTTCTGTTTATTAGATTCTAGTCATTTGAACGTAAGATTTAACACATGAAAGTAAGACTGCTTCTATGGCCTGAATTTATCCAGAATTGCAGCTTTTCAGAGCTTGGTGGGTTGATGTGGAGGGTGAAATTAGATCACTGATCAGAAAGAACAATCATTCCCTCCTGATACTGCTCAGTTTCAAAATTCCACTACTTACATTCAGACTTAACTAACATAGGAAGCCCCTAATCTGGTTCCAATTACTATGTAATGTGTCTTCATACACCTTTACATTAGCTGAGGAACATAATTATCTATGGAACCCTGAGGATGTGTGGCAGGAATAGGTCTCACTTACTCAAAGCTTCAGCCCTGATGTTCGTGAAACCATCATTTGTGAAGTCAGACACCATGATgacttttataaatttcatttcacttcattACCAGTTccagagataatttttttatagtcacttaattttttaaaagatttatttatttgcgagagagagagagagcaggggagaggcagaaggagatggagaaagaatcttaagcaggctgcacactcagcatagccagtgtggggcttggtcccacgaaccccgagatcatggcctcagctgaaatcaagagtctgatgcttaactaactgaggcaATCCAGGTGTTCCTTaatactctttattttcttaaaattatactaCCAAATATGTTTTCCAATAAGTCATAATCAATGCCAATAGGATGtttacaaaatattaattatggaaattaagtttttaaaaaataagagcatGGGGCAACATCGTGTGAAACAAAAAGCTCTGAatatacatgaataaaatttgaaaagaaaccaCAGATAGATGTATCTGGTAGTCACTCATCTAAAGTTTCGATGAAACTGTAAATGTTGCTTATTTCTCAATTTCAACACATTGTGATAGCTGATGATTCAACTGATTAATAACTGATCCCAGGGAGAGGCCTTCAAGCCACAAACTTCTCCATTCCAttcacttctgagtatatataaTAGCTGTAATATTCCTGGGCCAGACACTGCCTGATTCTTACAAGACATCCAAGAGAAGGAACTGGTTGCAAAGTCTGAGAGGTAAGAGAGCTCTAAAATATTGTGAACTAGGATAGATGacaggtaggtagatagatagatagacagacagacagacagacagacatgtcCTGtaacggaggacattgggagatggagaggagaagtgagttgggggaaatcggaggggagacaaagcatgagagactgtggactctgagaaacaaactgagggttttggaggggagggaggtggcttGGAAGAgcgtggtggtgggtattaggagggcacatattgcacggagcactgggtatggtgcataaacaatgaattctggaacactgaaaagaaataaaatgaaaaaaaatgtcaaaattaaaattactcgAACTGTACACAATGGTTGTTTGATTTTGTAAACTTAGTAATTAAATAACCATTTGGGGTATTATGCTTTAATATTTTACCCCTGACAGTACCTAGTACAGTGCTTCAGCCTGAGAAGATatgctctgtgtgtgtttatttatgtctgtgaggagtgtgtgtgtgtgtgtgtgtgtgtgtgtgtgtgtgtaaaattgcCTATTCTGCCAGTCTTTCCGTAGAATTCTGAGCTTCACTGGAATTTTAATCCTTTATCTTATTATAATCGTAACATTcatctggtatttttttaaatcccaatttgattttttattaatatgaactaaaaaaaaagacagagttcAAAACttgattataatttttcttttgtattttgtttttctgtctcataTATATTTAGGAAGCATCAGGAGGTGATTAAATCCCCCTAGCATCTCCATTAATCACCTTGAAACacccccaaataataataataacatgggCAATTGACATTTTCCTGAATgtaaaagtttaaattaaataatcttCAGAAAACTTTGTAATGTGTTGACCTAAAATTGTAGAAATAATTTAACtcattttttctcaaaaatttactAGCAATTATAACTAGTGCATTATAACAATTTGTATCATAGGATAAAGAGGCTacaatcaaatttaaaatataaaatgaaatgctttGGAAATGTCCTTTCCCAAATGTCAAAAATAGAACCCTCTAAACAGCATGGAATTTTGGGAGTTGCCTGAGAACCAAATCAAATTTGTGTCACCTAAGTTAATTTCATAGTCATTATTACATTGTTTTGAACTTCCTGAGCTCAGTAAATAACTGCCTATCCCCACGCTACCATTCTCTGTATACCCTGAGGCTGTATTTCATTCCAGAAACTACTATTACCATATAAAGAGATTATTCTGAAATGAcatgcaaaatttatttttaaaagattcatgtAACATAGTTATAAAGTTGCAAAGTACCTTTGATTTTATCCAAACAACAATGTACTCCATTAATAAATAGATTGATACCCTAAGATTAAAGAATTTACCCAAGCCAAGGAGTTGGTAGAACATAATCTGTACTAGAGCTGGATCTTCCAAATTTACGCTAATATTTGGTCTTCTCCCAACTTCTAGGATGTTTCTGAGTAAGATGAAAGTTCTCCTTCTGATCACAGTCATCTTGGCAGTAACTGCTGGTTTCCCGGTAAGTATCCATTTCTATATTCCAgagtatttatgatttttttctaattcatgaatcttagggattttttttcctccacatgcTGTATTTCTACTTTATAAACATGCCTGATGTCTGCCCCTTTAACATGATATTCTAGAAAATACTGTAAATCATATATTGTTCTGTGCTCACTTCAATTCTATATAGCTTGTAGTAGTGAATTTtaatcatttagaaaatatactGACACTCTGCAGAAAAATGGTTACTATATTTTCTAGACACTCagattctagattttaaaaatggatagtataaaataatattaggTAGTAGATAAATTATTTCCTTCACACATAATACATCTATTTCTCAGTTTGCATGTTTTATCAACATGAGTCGAACTAAATTCACTGTTTGAGTTTTAGGTCTCTGAAAACCAGGAAAGAGAAGAACGAAGTGTaagttacattttctctttttccgtGTAAGATTTCCATGTAAAATATCCATAACTGTGGTTTAAATTCCTTTATCCAACCTTCTCATATTCTAGAGAAAACCGTAAAGAGTTTAGGTATTATTAGCACTCCACAGAATAAACTTCAAGAATTTGATCTTTGTTTGTAAAAAGGGAATTTTGTCAGCATCTCAGGTAAGAGTGGGACCCACACTAAAACTTGAATCACTCTGCGATAACAgggttattatatttttgttaaaattatttaaccCAATAGAGGCTCATAATTGTTCATGCCTCCACTCTGCTTAACTCTACAAAACTCattctagaaaaagtaaaaatataataataataattaaaacttaaGAATTAGGAGAAGTGGACCAGCTCTGATGATCCCACCAGGGACAAATTCACTAAAGGATTATTTTGGTCTAAACAgttaatcaaaaatttttaagaaaaagaaaataaaatttgaagaggGGGGCTCTTGTTTAGGGATTCATTTGTACTCCTAGAAATCTTACTATATGGAAGGAAGCATTATTTTGGAGTCAAAACTATAAACAGTGTTAAAGATACCAAAACTGATAGGGATATAGACAGaagacagagggggaaagaggaaagaatgaaaagagatgaagaggagaCTGTATCTAACACAGGGTTTGGGTAAAGATCTTATATAAAAGCAAAGGGAGAAATATGATGTCACCTCATCAATCCTCCTCCCTCTTGGTCTTAAAGTTAAAAGCAGTTATCATAAAACTGGGCTATGAGTAGAAAAGTACAAAGATATGGGTATCTCTAAgtaatttcctaaaattttctaaaatgatgtAAATTAATTAACCCCTGCTTATTGTATGTATAGAAAAGGTAAATGATCCCAGAATTTCTAAAACCTCTCCTTAAAAGTGAAGACCCACGTTAAAAGGCTGTTTTACCTCTTTCAGTCATAAAGAGTAAAACaagcctttttaatttctttcaacaggcCAGTGGAAGCAATGAATCACCTTCCCCGTTTTATGGTCCATTTGGCCCATATCCACCATTCCTGGATCCAAGATTTCCATGGTGGAGATACTGTCCTCCTTTCCCAATACCTTTCAATGGCCCTCCTCCTAATGgacagtaaagaaagaaaagttccacTACAATTTAACATGAAATAGGTGGTAAGTATGTCCAATACAAAGCATGTTTTTTAAGTTGTCTGTGAATTATATTATTCCACGTAAAAAGTATGTTACAATGTTCCCACTTACCCCTTTAAGTTATAATTTGTTTCAATCTTTTTCTCTGGTACACATTGTTAGGTCTCTATTTAGAGGCACTTGAGTCTTTCCATGATCAAGGGGGCAGAGAAGTTTAAAAACCTCATTTGCTATGAAATaagtcctttcctttttttattaaaagatttctaactcttaaaatattttctactatcATCAACATTTGTGCATATTTGCACTAAGTCAGAGgtctaaaagaagtaaaatttcaaCCAAAGAGGATATCAcaataaataaacttttggacGTAAGGTCTAGGCAGACTTCAGCCTATTCCTTAAAAAATCATGtgtttttctaattaatattAAAACCTCAAACCTAGCTTCTGATGGTCACATTTTAATTAATCCTAAAAGTTGAATTATCTCATATATAACAGAGGCCCCTGTCATCTCCTATCAAGAACAAAGCAATCAGATGAATTGAACGAATGTAGACTACAGATTACATTAGGACCCAGAGGGctgttttagga
Proteins encoded in this region:
- the FDCSP gene encoding follicular dendritic cell secreted peptide, with protein sequence MFLSKMKVLLLITVILAVTAGFPVSENQEREERSASGSNESPSPFYGPFGPYPPFLDPRFPWWRYCPPFPIPFNGPPPNGQ